From a single Nicotiana tabacum cultivar K326 chromosome 8, ASM71507v2, whole genome shotgun sequence genomic region:
- the LOC107831481 gene encoding uncharacterized protein LOC107831481 has product MGELYRKTVNPQILLKKSFKKTKNLLLKTLHNLKSFLFKGHHKLPKVCHFNPFFSGSNRIPNSIIQELDDFYRDFPQQWEHCDLNEVPERNNICEESVENTMENQERMRKEEKERATFNEENIGEAFLQSTSKGQILAQKMKELDLLDEEDLEQMLDIEEVLHYYSHLNCPFYLDIVDKFFMDMYTEFSLPQPFININGSMRSLGPTEL; this is encoded by the coding sequence ATGGGGGAGTTGTACAGAAAGACAGTAAATCCACAAATACTACTTAAGAAATCCTTCAAGAAGACAaagaacctcctcctcaaaactCTACATAATCTCAAGTCATTTCTCTTTAAAGGTCACCATAAGTTACCtaaagtttgtcactttaatccCTTCTTCTCTGGCAGCAATCGAATTCCAAATAGCATAATTCAAGAGTTGGATGATTTCTACAGAGACTTTCCTCAACAATGGGAACATTGTGACCTTAATGAGGTTCCAGAGAGAAATAATATTTGTGAAGAATCAGTAGAGAACACTatggaaaatcaagaaagaatgAGAAAAGAGGAGAAGGAAAGAGCAACATTTAATGAAGAAAATATAGGAGAGGCTTTTCTTCAAAGCACAAGTAAAGGTCAGATTTTAGCACAGAAGATGAAGGAATTAGATTTGTTGGATGAGGAAGATTTGGAACAAATGCTGGACATAGAAGAAGTGCTACACTATTACTCTCACCTAAACTGTCCATTTTACCTTGACATTGTTGACAAGTTTTTCATGGACATGTATACTGAGTTCTCACTTCCACAGCCATTCATCAATATCAACGGTTCAATGCGAAGTCTTGGTCCTACTGAGCTCTAG
- the LOC107831479 gene encoding mitochondrial arginine transporter BAC2-like: FLQLCKLVSLLLQNAMVFQIYAVLSRAFDRNVPASDPPSYKGVALGGFGTGAIQSLMLTPVELVKIRLQLQRRSIPDNNNQITSYRGPTDVARSIFKQEGWKGIYRGLTITVLRDAPAHGLYFWTYEYVREQLHPGCRKNGQESFRTMLIAGGLAGVASWISCYPVDVIKTRLQAQSQSTPSRYSGIVDCFRRSVKQEGYSVLWRGLGTAVARAFVVNGAIFTAYETALRFFFSNNNNNNNHANIETENTF, from the coding sequence TTTCTACAATTATGTAAATTAGTTTCCTTGCTATTGCAGAATGCCATGGTATTTCAGATTTATGCAGTGCTATCGCGAGCATTTGACAGGAACGTTCCAGCCAGTGACCCGCCCTCCTACAAAGGAGTAGCCTTAGGTGGATTCGGCACAGGAGCAATACAAAGCCTAATGCTCACTCCTGTCGAACTTGTGAAAATTCGACTTCAGTTGCAAAGGAGAAGTATCCCTGACAACAATAATCAAATAACTAGTTATAGGGGTCCAACAGATGTTGCAAGAAGCATATTCAAACAAGAAGGTTGGAAAGGAATTTATCGCGGATTAACAATTACAGTACTCAGAGACGCACCAGCTCATGGCTTATACTTTTGGACCTACGAGTATGTGAGAGAGCAGCTTCATCCAGGATGTCGTAAGAATGGCCAAGAGAGTTTTAGAACAATGCTTATAGCAGGTGGTCTAGCAGGAGTTGCGAGTTGGATAAGTTGTTATCCTGTTGATGTTATTAAAACCAGATTGCAAGCTCAGTCACAATCTACACCCTCGAGATATTCTGGCATTGTTGATTGCTTTAGGCGAAGTGTGAAACAAGAGGGATACAGTGTGCTATGGCGAGGATTGGGAACTGCTGTTGCCAGAGCATTTGTAGTGAATGGAGCTATATTCACTGCCTATGAAACTGCCTTGAGGTTCTTtttcagcaacaacaacaacaacaataatcacGCCAACATTGAAACTGAAAATACATTCTGA
- the LOC107831480 gene encoding uncharacterized protein LOC107831480 produces MEERREFPAFPYEVYSIQLDFMNALYHSLNKGGVAMLESPTGTGKTLSIICSALQWLLDRKQQQKTQSGSTSNLGGKQEDYLGADDEPDWMRNFVINKDAKSPEKKTKEKRQLGFNKKIDRKGKREIVRDLITNEGGKEEDIEIEKVNNLMAKHEVEGMDEEEFLVEEYESEDENGGQSKRKGGGVSVNSSSEEEKNEDSMEDEEEEARPKIYFCSRTHSQLSQFVKELRKSKFAGEVKVVCLGSRKNFCINQEVLKLGNPTQINERCLELQKNRKKENSKISKTKNIGAVGRARRSKTSSGCPMLKNHKRGKEFRSEVSQQGPVDIEDLVQIGRDLKTCPYYGSRSLVHTADLVVLPYQSLLSKSSRESLGLSLKDSVVIIDEAHNLADSLVSMYDSKITLSQLELVHSHLESYFIRFRNLLGPGNRRYIQIIMVLTRAFLQALGSENCQSSFDPVYNAEGSKSGFDSSMSINEFLFAHNIDNINLFKLLRYIEESNIIHKVCGYGHKLALSEEVSALKNDDKVSHDESALSGFRALVNILLSLTNRDGDGRIIISRTRPKCPKQQGGYLKYVMLTGERIFSEVLNEAHAVILAGGTLQPIEETKERLFPWLPLDQLHLFSCGHIIPPENILPIVVSQGPSRHSFDFSYSARSSSIMIQELGLLVSNLVNVVPEGMVIFFSSFDYEGQVYDAWKELGIIGRIMKRKRIFREPRKSTDVEIVLKEYKETIEALSHSSSKQDPGSRNGAILLAIVGGKVSEGINFSNGMGRCIVMVGLPYPSPADIELMERIKHIEGFDTSSGKNTKFQSPRSWYSGDAQAGLDILKSCKHRGKQYYENLCMKAVNQSIGRAIRHINDYAAILLVDTRYTFDSSERSSSHSTNKLPLWIKSRLVSATKNYGELHKLLHQFFKFHKGKEDIE; encoded by the exons ATGGAAGAGAGAAGAGAATTTCCGGCATTTCCATACGAGGTCTACTCCATTCAGCTTGATTTCATGAACGCCCTTTACCATTCCCTCAATAAAGGCGGTGTTGCCATGCTAGAAAGCCCCACTG GCACTGGTAAAACGCTCAGTATAATTTGTAGTGCCCTTCAATGGCTTCTTGATAGAAAGCAACAACAGAAAACACAATCGGGGTCTACTTCAAATTTAGGTGGAAAACAAGAAGATTATTTGGGGGCTGACGATGAACCAGATTGGATGAGGAACTTTGTCATTAACAAAGACGCAAAATCGCCCGagaagaagacaaaggaaaaaaggcAATTGGGATTCAACAAAAAAATTGATAGGAAGGGAAAAAGGGAAATTGTTAGAGATTTAATTACTAACGAGGGTGGGAAGGAGGAAGATATTGAGATTGAAAAGGTAAACAATTTAATGGCAAAACATGAGGTTGAGGGAATGGATGAAGAGGAGTTTTTGGTTGAAGAGTATGAGAGTGAAGATGAAAATGGAGGACAATCTAAAAGGAAGGGTGGTGGGGTTTCGGTTAATTCCTCGAGTGAGGAAGAAAAGAACGAAGATAGCATGGAAGATGAGGAGGAAGAGGCTAGACCCAAGATTTACTTTTGCAGCCGAACACATTCACAACTTTCACAATTTGTAAAGGAGTTAAGGAAGAGTAAATTTGCTGGTGAAGTGAAGGTTGTATGCTTAGGGTCTAGGAAGAATTTCTGCATTAATCAAG AGGTGTTGAAGCTAGGCAACCCCACTCAGATAAATGAGAGATGTTTGGAGCTtcagaaaaataggaagaaagaaaattctaaaatatctaaaaccaag AACATCGGAGCTGTTGGCAGAGCGAGGAGGTCCAAGACTTCCTCAGGGTGCCCAATGCTTAAAAATCACAAAAGAGGAAAAGAATTCCGAAGTGAGGTTTCTCAACAAGGGCCAGTGGATATTGAGGATCTTGTTCAGATTGGACGTGACTTGAAAACTTGCCCTTACTATGGTTCAAGAAGCCTGGTACACACAGCGGATCTTGTGGTTCTTCCTTATCAATCTCTTCTTTCAAAATCATCACGTGAATCACTTGGTTTAAGTCTAAAAGATAGTGTTGTTATCATAGATGAAGCTCATAATTTAGCTGATTCTCTCGTCAGCATGTACGACTCAAAAATTACATTGTCACAG TTGGAACTTGTGCATTCTCACTTGGAGAGTTACTTCATACGGTTTCGCAATCTGTTAGGGCCAGGCAACCGCAGGTATATTCAAATAATCATGGTCCTTACTCGGGCTTTCCTACAAGCTTTGGGTAGTGAGAATTGTCAAAGCAGCTTTGACCCCGTTTATAATGCTGAGGGAAGTAAAAGTGGCTTTGATTCATCCATGTCCATAAACGAGTTCCTATTTGCCCACAATATTGACAACATAAACCTGTTTAAGCTCTTGCGGTATATAGAAGAAAGCAATATAATTCACAAG GTATGTGGATATGGACATAAATTAGCTCTCTCAGAAGAAGTTTCAGCATTGAAAAATGACGACAAAGTCAGTCATGATGAAAGTGCATTATCTGGTTTCCGAGCATTAGTTAACATATTACTGTCACTAACAAATAGAGATGGTGATggaagaataataatatcaaGGACAAGGCCAAAATGCCCCAAGCAACAAGGAGGGTACTTGAAATATGTCATGCTCACAGGAGAAAGGATATTTTCTGAG GTCCTCAATGAAGCTCATGCTGTCATATTGGCTGGTGGGACTTTGCAACCCATAGAGGAAACAAAAGAACGCCTGTTTCCTTGGTTACCGCTGGATCAGTTGCATTTATTTTCATGTGGTCATATCATCCCACCTGAAAATATTCTACCAATTGTCGTTTCTCAAGGGCCTTCTCGCCACTCCTTTGATTTTAGTTACAGTGCCAGAAGCTCATCAATCATG ATACAAGAATTAGGGCTTTTGGTCTCCAATTTGGTAAATGTAGTTCCTGAAGGCATGGTTATTTTCTTCTCATCATTTGACTACGAAGGCCAGGTCTATGATGCATGGAAGGAGTTGGGCATCATTGGAAGAATTATGAAAAGGAAGCGTATATTTAGAGAACCTAGAAAAAGTACAGATGTGGAAATTGTTTTAAAGGAATACAAGGAAACAATTGAAGCACTGTCTCATAGCAGTTCTAAGCAGGACCCTGGATCACGCAACGGTGCAATTCTCCTCGCTATTGTGGGTGGGAAAGTATCAGAAGGTATCAACTTCAGCAATGGGATGGGTCGATGCATAGTCATGGTTGGATTGCCCTATCCTAGTCCAGCTGACATCGAGTTGATGGAGAGAATTAAGCATATTGAAGGATTTGATACTTCTAGTGGTAAGAACACCAAATTTCAGTCTCCAAGGAGCTGGTATAGCGGAGATGCTCAAGCTGGGCTTGACATCCTAAAAAGCTGCAAGCATAGAGGGAAGCAGTATTATGAGAATCTTTGCATGAAAGCTGTTAATCAATCAATTG GTAGAGCAATTCGGCATATTAATGACTATGCTGCTATCCTGTTAGTTGATACACGCTATACATTTGATTCTTCTGAAAGAAGCTCCTCCCACTCAACCAACAAGCTCCCACTGTGGATTAAAAGCCGTCTTGTTTCTGCAACGAAGAATTACGGAGAACTCCACAAACTGCTGCATCAATTCTTCAAGTTCCACAAAGGCAAAGAGGACATAGAGTAA